In Opisthocomus hoazin isolate bOpiHoa1 chromosome 14, bOpiHoa1.hap1, whole genome shotgun sequence, the following proteins share a genomic window:
- the ZDHHC15 gene encoding palmitoyltransferase ZDHHC15, whose translation MALSRGLRCCQRAFAWLPVLIIALVVLWSYYAYVCELCLVTLSNPVEKVAYLIIFHILFVLFVWTYWKSIFTLPVQPGRKYHMSYADKERYENEERPEVQRQILAEIARRLPVYTRTGNGGVRFCDRCQLIKPDRCHHCSVCAICVLKMDHHCPWVNNCIGFSNYKFFLLFLAYSLLYCLYIAATVFKYFIKYWTGELTNGRSKFHILFLLFVAVMFFVSLMFLFGYHCWLVSRNRSTLEAFSAPVFQNGPDKNGFNLGFVKNLQQVFGEEKKLWLLPIASSQGDGHFFPMRALCEAQNPLLAHEEQWEDDGMDEDPHGSGEASSLAIERET comes from the exons ATGGCTCTGTCGCGGGGGCTGCGGTGCTGCCAGAGGGCCTTCGCCTGGCTGCCCGTCCTCATCATCGCGCTCGTCGTCCTCTGGTCCTACTACGCCTACGTCTGCGAGCTGTGCTTGG tgactCTGAGCAATCCTGTGGAAAAAG tggCCTATCTTATAATATTCCATATTCTCTTTGTGCTCTTTGTGTGGACATATTGGAAGTCTATTTTTACTCTCCCGGTGCAGCCAGGCAGAAAG TACCACATGTCCTACGCTGACAAAGAACGCTACGAAAATGAAGAAAGGCCGGAGGTGCAGAGGCAAATTCTCGCTGAGATTGCAAGGAGGTTGCCGGTGTACACCAGGACGGGGAATGGAG GTGTTCGATTCTGTGACAGATGCCAGCTGATAAAGCCTGATCGTTGTCACCATTGCTCCGTCTGTGCTAT ATGCGTGCTAAAAATGGATCATCACTGTCCCTG GGTGAATAACTGCATTGGATTTTCTAACTACAAATTCTTTCTGCTGTTCTTAGCCTATTCTTTGTTGTATTGCTTGTATATTGCTGCAACAGTCTTCAAGTATTTCATTAAGTATTGGACA ggtGAACTGACTAATGGACGTTCCAAATTTCatatccttttccttctctttgtggCGGTCATGTTCTTCGTGAGCCTTATGTTTCTGTTCGGCTACCACTGCTGGCTCGTCAGTAGAAACAGATCTACTTTAG AGGCTTTCTCAGCTCCAGTGTTTCAAAATGGCCCAGATAAAAATGGATTCAATCTTGGCTTTGTAAAGAATCTTCAGCAAGTGTtcggagaagaaaaaaagctctgGTTGCTACCTATTGCCTCTAG CCAGGGCGATGGACATTTTTTCCCAATGAGAGCTTTGTGTGAAGCTCAGAATCCTCTCCTAGCACATGAAGAGCAGTGGGAAGACGATGGAATGGATGAAGACCCTCATG gTTCTGGTGAAGCTTCATCCCTTGCCATAGAAAGGGAGACGTAG